The proteins below come from a single Dehalococcoidia bacterium genomic window:
- a CDS encoding DUF3786 domain-containing protein, which translates to MGLDDAYIKAVESVTHADPREAASASGAEYKEDKFVIPLFNRTYTVQYPACEIAQIDSDKYVPDIIKVLLMHYLTHADGTAISGNWISYRQLPGAKLFEQRFMSLVLRPMLDLFDKDTDSFREAAFDLGGQSMDSKGDAAFRFNALPRLPVACIYNIGEDEIPPSINFLFDEAAPHYLPTEDLTILGGIMISFMKNVVKNDYRKIKL; encoded by the coding sequence ATGGGTCTCGATGACGCTTATATCAAAGCGGTGGAATCCGTGACGCATGCCGACCCTCGGGAAGCGGCGTCGGCGAGCGGCGCTGAATACAAGGAGGATAAATTCGTAATTCCTCTGTTCAACCGGACCTACACGGTGCAGTATCCTGCTTGCGAGATCGCGCAAATCGACTCGGACAAATATGTTCCTGATATTATAAAAGTACTTCTCATGCATTACCTGACGCATGCGGACGGCACGGCTATATCCGGCAACTGGATAAGCTATCGTCAGCTTCCCGGAGCCAAGCTGTTCGAACAAAGATTCATGAGCCTGGTGCTAAGGCCTATGCTTGATCTTTTCGATAAAGATACGGATAGCTTCCGGGAAGCGGCATTCGACCTTGGAGGTCAATCCATGGATTCTAAGGGAGATGCGGCCTTTCGCTTCAATGCTCTGCCCAGGCTGCCGGTAGCATGCATCTATAACATCGGCGAGGATGAAATCCCTCCTTCTATTAATTTTCTATTCGATGAGGCTGCTCCCCATTATCTGCCCACCGAGGATCTGACTATCCTCGGCGGGATCATGATTTCCTTTATGAAAAATGTTGTTAAGAATGATTACAGGAAGATTAAGTTATGA
- a CDS encoding biotin/lipoyl-containing protein → MKRKFKITVEGADYEVEVEEIHQGPVPHVAPPPPVAAPAKPPVARTEVHTPAAPAAARPQAPKAAGKGVMSSPMQGMVFALKVKVGDTVKAGDVLLVLEAMKMESDIPSPQDGTIKEIFVSAGQHVRRGDPLLAIEG, encoded by the coding sequence ATGAAGCGTAAGTTCAAGATAACCGTTGAGGGGGCCGATTATGAAGTGGAGGTGGAGGAGATTCACCAGGGACCGGTTCCTCATGTCGCCCCTCCCCCGCCGGTAGCCGCCCCGGCAAAACCCCCCGTTGCCAGAACGGAAGTGCATACTCCGGCCGCTCCGGCGGCGGCCAGGCCTCAGGCGCCGAAGGCCGCGGGTAAAGGAGTAATGTCCTCTCCCATGCAGGGCATGGTCTTCGCACTCAAGGTCAAGGTGGGAGACACTGTCAAAGCCGGCGACGTTCTGCTGGTACTGGAAGCGATGAAGATGGAGAGTGATATACCATCTCCGCAGGACGGCACCATCAAGGAGATATTCGTTTCCGCGGGGCAGCATGTGAGGAGGGGAGATCCTCTACTGGCGATCGAGGGATAA
- a CDS encoding molybdenum cofactor biosynthesis protein MoaE, whose protein sequence is MIELTKKTIDPQAVIESVRGDPSNGAVVSFIGSLRDLSADGKPLRHAEIELDADAVKTRLDELSEEIRLKWNLSKVSIAHRYGRIGVGELILVVAISAKQRKAAFEACQYTIDRVKELHRLIEIV, encoded by the coding sequence ATGATAGAACTCACTAAAAAAACCATCGACCCTCAAGCCGTAATCGAGAGCGTCAGAGGCGACCCATCCAACGGCGCGGTAGTCAGCTTTATCGGCTCACTTCGCGACCTGTCCGCCGACGGCAAACCGCTTCGACACGCGGAAATTGAACTTGATGCGGATGCGGTCAAGACACGCCTCGACGAGCTCAGCGAGGAAATCCGCTTGAAATGGAACCTTTCGAAGGTCTCGATCGCCCATCGCTACGGCCGCATAGGCGTTGGGGAATTGATACTGGTTGTAGCCATATCCGCGAAGCAACGCAAAGCGGCATTCGAAGCTTGCCAGTACACCATCGACCGCGTCAAGGAACTGCACCGCCTCATCGAGATCGTCTAG
- a CDS encoding sodium ion-translocating decarboxylase subunit beta, translated as MLDRLSDFANSTGFVEFDWRNAVMLLVAFVVIYLAIRKKFEPLLLLGIGFGILLANLPMTGLLNAPPESGQGVGGLIYYLSKGVSLAIYPPLIFLGIGALTDFSPLIANPKTFLMGAGAQLGIFVAMFLALAFGFDLQHAGSIGIIGGADGPTAIYTTIMLCPDDPGILGIIAICAYSYMALVPLIQPPIMRLLTTKKERMIVMEQTRSVSRTELLIFPIFMTVLICLILPPAAPLIGMLMLGNLLRESGVTDRLAKTSGNELLNIVTIFLTVCVGAKMEAHAFLTIDTIEILFIGLVAFCVGTAGGIMVAKIMNLFIRGKGKVNPLIGAAGVSAVPMAARVVHKEGLKYNPSNFLLPHAMGPNVAGVVGSATVAGLLLSFYKG; from the coding sequence GTGCTGGATCGACTTAGTGACTTCGCAAATAGCACAGGGTTCGTAGAGTTTGACTGGCGCAACGCCGTAATGCTTCTCGTAGCTTTCGTAGTTATCTATCTTGCGATTAGAAAGAAGTTCGAACCCTTACTGCTCCTCGGCATAGGTTTCGGCATACTACTGGCCAATTTGCCGATGACCGGACTGCTGAACGCCCCTCCCGAATCGGGACAGGGAGTCGGCGGGCTTATTTATTATCTAAGCAAGGGTGTGAGCCTGGCTATTTATCCGCCCCTTATATTCCTGGGTATCGGCGCGCTCACGGACTTCAGCCCGCTTATCGCAAACCCCAAGACGTTCCTTATGGGCGCCGGCGCGCAACTGGGAATTTTCGTGGCCATGTTCCTGGCGCTGGCCTTCGGCTTCGATCTTCAGCATGCCGGCAGCATAGGCATCATCGGAGGGGCTGACGGCCCGACCGCTATTTACACAACGATTATGCTTTGTCCCGATGATCCGGGCATACTGGGTATAATCGCGATCTGTGCCTACTCGTATATGGCCCTGGTGCCGCTCATTCAGCCCCCTATTATGCGGCTGCTCACCACTAAGAAGGAGCGGATGATCGTAATGGAGCAGACGCGGTCTGTCTCACGCACCGAGTTGCTGATCTTCCCGATTTTCATGACGGTTCTAATATGCCTTATACTGCCTCCCGCCGCCCCGCTCATCGGCATGCTCATGCTGGGCAATCTGCTGCGGGAGAGCGGCGTCACCGACAGGCTGGCAAAAACGTCCGGCAATGAACTGCTGAATATCGTGACGATATTCCTTACCGTCTGCGTCGGCGCCAAGATGGAGGCTCACGCCTTCCTGACCATAGATACGATTGAGATACTGTTCATCGGTCTTGTGGCTTTCTGCGTGGGGACCGCCGGGGGCATTATGGTTGCCAAGATAATGAACCTGTTTATCAGGGGTAAGGGCAAGGTCAACCCGCTCATCGGCGCCGCGGGCGTCTCCGCCGTGCCTATGGCCGCGCGCGTGGTGCATAAAGAGGGGCTCAAATACAACCCGAGCAATTTCCTGCTGCCGCACGCCATGGGGCCGAACGTGGCCGGAGTCGTCGGCTCGGCGACCGTGGCCGGACTGCTGCTTTCCTTCTACAAGGGGTAG
- a CDS encoding aldehyde dehydrogenase family protein, with protein sequence MRNFDLIIGGNTVRKSPRTSIKSPYDGAIAGKVVYCDKDDFDRALQSAHESFKIASTMPAHDRARMLRRISAIMAERRQELAEIIRDEAGKPITLALREVERAVSTFALAAGEALRIDGSCLPLDSTAVGAGRTGLYRRFPLGPILGITPFNFPLNLVCHKVAPAIAAGNSIVIKPSSQTPMSSLVLQQIAADAGLPAGVLNVVPCPSSVAGKFVGDPRIKMVTFTGSAEVGWGIKQRAGKARVTLELGGNAATIVEPDCDIEGAARRLAAGAFSYAGQTCISVQRIYVHESLFDYFMELFLHIAGHDIRCGDPSDPDVICGPMIDNSNADRIEEWIKEARDAGAKVHRFGRRKGNIVPPTVLASVDPKLRICDCEAFAPVAIVDSYKSFDEAIAKVNDTRYGLQAGIFTNDIGKVLKAYRELDVGGIIHNDTSMYRTDGMPYGGTKDSGLGREGLRYAIEEMTEPRLLVIRES encoded by the coding sequence ATGCGCAACTTTGATCTAATTATCGGCGGCAACACCGTCAGGAAGTCGCCCAGGACATCTATAAAAAGCCCGTACGACGGCGCTATCGCCGGCAAGGTGGTGTACTGTGACAAAGACGATTTCGACCGCGCCCTTCAGTCCGCCCACGAGTCGTTCAAGATAGCTTCGACGATGCCGGCACACGACCGCGCCCGCATGCTGCGCCGGATATCCGCGATAATGGCCGAGCGCAGGCAGGAGCTGGCCGAGATCATACGCGACGAGGCGGGGAAGCCGATCACCCTGGCGCTGAGGGAGGTCGAGCGCGCGGTCAGCACCTTCGCGCTCGCCGCCGGCGAGGCGCTGCGCATCGACGGCAGCTGCCTGCCCCTCGACAGTACGGCCGTCGGAGCCGGGCGCACCGGGCTGTACAGGCGCTTCCCGCTGGGCCCGATACTGGGCATAACGCCCTTTAATTTTCCACTCAATCTGGTCTGTCACAAGGTGGCCCCGGCCATAGCCGCCGGCAACAGCATAGTCATCAAGCCTTCATCCCAGACGCCGATGAGCTCGCTGGTACTGCAGCAGATAGCCGCCGACGCAGGATTGCCCGCGGGCGTACTCAACGTGGTGCCCTGCCCTTCCAGCGTAGCAGGCAAGTTCGTCGGCGACCCCCGCATAAAGATGGTCACCTTCACCGGCAGCGCCGAGGTCGGCTGGGGGATAAAGCAGCGCGCCGGAAAAGCTAGGGTAACGCTGGAGCTCGGCGGCAACGCGGCGACGATAGTGGAGCCGGACTGCGATATAGAGGGCGCGGCGCGGCGGCTGGCGGCAGGGGCCTTCTCCTACGCCGGGCAGACATGCATCTCGGTGCAGCGCATATACGTCCATGAATCGCTCTTCGACTATTTTATGGAGCTGTTCCTGCACATCGCCGGCCACGATATCAGATGCGGCGATCCATCCGACCCCGATGTGATATGCGGACCGATGATCGACAACTCCAACGCCGATCGCATCGAGGAGTGGATTAAAGAGGCTCGCGACGCCGGTGCTAAGGTGCACCGCTTCGGCAGGCGCAAAGGCAACATCGTTCCGCCGACGGTTCTGGCCAGCGTCGACCCTAAGCTGAGGATATGCGACTGCGAGGCCTTCGCGCCCGTTGCGATCGTCGACAGCTACAAATCGTTCGACGAGGCCATAGCTAAAGTGAACGATACGAGGTACGGGCTTCAAGCCGGGATATTCACAAACGACATCGGGAAAGTGCTGAAGGCCTACCGCGAACTCGATGTCGGCGGCATAATCCATAACGACACGTCGATGTATCGAACGGACGGAATGCCGTACGGCGGCACGAAGGATTCAGGCCTCGGCAGAGAAGGGTTGAGATACGCCATCGAGGAAATGACGGAGCCCAGGCTGCTCGTTATCAGGGAATCTTAA
- the ftsH gene encoding ATP-dependent zinc metalloprotease FtsH produces the protein MSSSFLRKGILFLVIIAAFAALLFSFRSPSEETLKLSLTELEDIARSGQVVQNDSVVDNSLIKSIEESGATLTIEFLKSDTVELANGKFIEISKEKKAEAYLPYSGIDAYTLFSSYGINYTYKPPSSFEWTSLLWTVLPLVIFIGFIWFIFRGARGVGNQAMNFGRSKARLFTGTKSNITFNDVAGVDEAKQELQEVVEFLKSPKKFSSLGARIPRGVLLVGAPGTGKTLLSRAVAGEAGVPFFSMSGSEFVEMFVGVGASRVRDLFEQAKRNSPCIIFIDEIDAVGRQRGAGFGGGHDEREQTLNQILVEMDGFDTSTNVIVLAATNRPDVLDPALLRPGRFDRQVILDRPDIKGRNAILKVHAKDIPLEDDVDLEVVAKQTPGFSGADLANLMNEAAILAARREKKKISMSELEESVDRVIAGPQRKSRLISPKEKEITAYHEAGHAVVAHSLPNADPVHKISIISRGMMGGYTRLLPTEDRNMWTYAQFNDTLATMLGGHTAENIIFGEVTTGASSDLEQVARISRRMVTDYGMSEKLGPRTFGRRGELIFLGREVTEEQKDYSDKTAESIDEEVHNIVQRAQSVAREVLNNNKEKLVKLAEALIANETIEGEALDAILGKRNNDTPAL, from the coding sequence ATGAGCTCAAGCTTCTTGAGGAAAGGCATCCTCTTTCTAGTTATTATTGCCGCGTTTGCAGCGCTTCTTTTTTCCTTCCGGTCGCCATCGGAAGAAACCCTGAAACTTTCGCTAACGGAGCTGGAAGATATAGCAAGATCGGGACAGGTGGTCCAGAACGATTCGGTTGTTGATAACAGCCTGATCAAGAGCATCGAAGAGTCGGGGGCTACGCTAACTATCGAGTTTTTAAAGAGCGATACGGTTGAGCTCGCAAACGGCAAGTTCATTGAGATTTCGAAGGAGAAGAAGGCGGAGGCGTATCTACCGTATTCCGGCATCGATGCCTATACGCTATTCAGCTCCTACGGAATAAACTATACCTACAAGCCTCCCAGCAGCTTCGAATGGACATCCTTGCTCTGGACCGTGCTGCCACTGGTCATCTTTATCGGTTTCATATGGTTTATCTTCCGGGGCGCCCGCGGCGTAGGGAATCAGGCCATGAACTTCGGACGCAGCAAGGCGCGCCTCTTCACCGGCACAAAATCCAATATAACTTTTAACGACGTCGCGGGTGTCGATGAGGCCAAGCAGGAACTTCAGGAAGTGGTGGAATTCCTGAAAAGCCCCAAGAAGTTCTCCTCGCTCGGCGCGCGGATCCCGAGAGGCGTGCTCCTCGTAGGCGCTCCCGGCACGGGAAAGACACTGCTCAGCCGCGCTGTGGCCGGAGAGGCCGGTGTGCCCTTCTTCTCGATGAGCGGCAGCGAGTTTGTGGAGATGTTCGTGGGCGTGGGCGCGTCTCGTGTTCGCGACCTGTTCGAGCAGGCAAAACGCAACAGCCCCTGCATCATCTTTATCGATGAGATCGACGCGGTGGGACGCCAGCGGGGCGCGGGCTTCGGCGGCGGCCATGACGAGCGCGAGCAAACGCTGAACCAGATACTCGTTGAGATGGATGGTTTCGATACCTCGACGAACGTGATTGTGCTGGCGGCCACAAACCGTCCCGATGTTCTCGATCCGGCCTTATTACGGCCCGGACGCTTCGATCGCCAGGTGATCCTCGATCGCCCCGATATCAAGGGGCGCAATGCGATTTTAAAGGTACATGCCAAGGATATACCGCTCGAGGATGACGTCGACCTTGAGGTAGTAGCGAAACAAACGCCGGGATTTTCCGGCGCCGACCTCGCCAACCTTATGAACGAGGCCGCGATACTGGCGGCGCGGCGCGAGAAGAAAAAGATAAGCATGTCTGAGCTTGAAGAGTCCGTGGACAGGGTCATAGCCGGCCCGCAGCGCAAGAGCAGGCTGATCAGCCCGAAGGAGAAAGAGATAACTGCCTATCACGAAGCAGGACATGCAGTTGTAGCACATTCCCTGCCTAATGCAGACCCGGTTCATAAAATATCGATCATCTCCCGCGGCATGATGGGCGGATACACACGCCTCCTTCCCACCGAAGACCGCAATATGTGGACATACGCCCAGTTCAACGACACTCTGGCCACAATGCTGGGCGGGCACACCGCCGAAAATATCATATTCGGCGAAGTTACCACCGGAGCAAGCAGCGATCTGGAGCAAGTAGCGCGAATCTCGCGTCGCATGGTCACCGACTATGGAATGAGCGAGAAGCTGGGTCCCCGGACTTTCGGAAGGCGGGGCGAGCTTATATTCCTGGGACGTGAAGTGACGGAGGAGCAGAAGGATTACAGCGACAAAACAGCTGAGAGCATCGATGAAGAAGTGCATAATATCGTGCAGCGCGCGCAAAGCGTCGCCAGAGAGGTGCTCAACAACAACAAAGAGAAGTTGGTAAAACTGGCGGAGGCGCTGATCGCCAACGAGACCATCGAGGGAGAGGCATTGGACGCCATCCTTGGCAAGCGAAACAACGATACGCCCGCATTATAA
- a CDS encoding CaiB/BaiF CoA-transferase family protein, with product MSESKSKRLPLEGVRIADFTWAWAGPYATELLAFLGAEVIKIESGKRPDHARIRSLTLGLSTKSLDSSPVFNDLNLNKMSLALDLTKPKAIDIAKKLVAVSDVVAENYRPGVMDKLGLGYDVLKSIKPDIVMLSSSALGSKGPESGYAGFAPTFAALGGAAHLTGYPDKRPVPLMGSSDLRSASTSAFAILVALYHRACSGEGQYIDLSSTETIAINISDSIIDYMMNGRVAVRKGNRDESMAPHNVYPCKNDRWVSIVIATEEEWKSFCEALGNPAWAAEERFSDAHRRWLNQDEIDRLIGEWTIKYTHYEAMELLQKAGVAAVAALQGVEMYSDPHLKERDVSVQVVHPNVGKRVALGPPWKFSKTPARVKHCGPLLGEHTDYVLGDVLGMSKSEIKALRESGVLT from the coding sequence ATGAGCGAATCGAAGTCGAAACGTTTACCCTTGGAAGGTGTGCGCATTGCCGATTTCACCTGGGCCTGGGCCGGGCCTTACGCTACCGAGCTGCTGGCGTTCCTCGGCGCCGAGGTTATCAAGATCGAGAGCGGCAAGCGTCCCGATCATGCCAGAATACGCTCGCTGACGCTGGGTCTTTCCACGAAGAGCCTCGACAGTTCGCCCGTGTTCAACGACCTCAATCTCAATAAGATGTCGCTGGCACTCGACCTTACCAAGCCCAAGGCGATCGATATAGCAAAGAAACTGGTCGCGGTGAGCGATGTGGTGGCGGAGAACTATCGTCCCGGCGTCATGGATAAGCTGGGGTTGGGATACGATGTTCTGAAATCGATCAAGCCCGATATCGTTATGCTGTCTTCGTCGGCGCTCGGCTCCAAGGGTCCGGAGAGCGGCTACGCCGGGTTCGCGCCCACATTTGCTGCGCTTGGCGGCGCCGCGCATCTCACCGGCTATCCCGACAAGCGTCCAGTGCCGCTCATGGGGTCGAGCGATCTGCGCAGCGCATCGACGAGCGCCTTCGCCATCCTCGTCGCGCTCTATCACAGGGCCTGTAGCGGCGAGGGACAGTACATCGATCTGTCCTCCACGGAGACCATCGCCATAAATATCAGCGATTCCATTATCGATTACATGATGAACGGGCGGGTGGCCGTGCGCAAGGGCAACCGCGATGAGTCCATGGCTCCGCATAATGTTTACCCGTGCAAGAACGATCGCTGGGTCTCCATCGTCATTGCTACCGAAGAAGAGTGGAAGTCGTTTTGCGAGGCTTTAGGGAATCCGGCGTGGGCTGCTGAGGAGAGATTTTCAGATGCTCATCGCAGATGGCTCAATCAGGACGAGATCGACAGGCTGATCGGTGAATGGACGATCAAATATACCCATTACGAGGCCATGGAGCTGCTACAGAAAGCTGGAGTCGCTGCCGTCGCTGCGCTGCAAGGAGTAGAGATGTACAGCGATCCGCATCTTAAGGAGAGGGATGTGTCTGTGCAGGTCGTGCATCCTAACGTCGGGAAGCGCGTGGCGCTGGGACCGCCGTGGAAGTTTTCAAAGACGCCGGCCAGGGTCAAGCATTGCGGTCCGCTGCTGGGGGAACATACCGATTATGTGCTCGGAGATGTCTTAGGGATGTCGAAGTCGGAGATAAAGGCGTTGCGGGAATCGGGCGTGTTGACGTAG
- the holA gene encoding DNA polymerase III subunit delta, giving the protein MIYVLYGHDEFSLKEELNRIKDELGDREALATNTTEFDGKQVAPGQLLDACKAMPFLGTHRLVIVDGLLSRFEKGARTAKESDGDEEQEKSLPKKGWRAEWGELKQSLPGIPPTTVLVFTDGAVRKDNLLLKRLAPLATVREYAELKGAALGEWIRNRIKLGGGVISPEAARMLATYAGDNLWVLAGEIDKLILYCAGKRIEEKDVKEVVSYAREANIFTMVDALIEGRSATAVPLLQQMLDEGAAAPYILFMITRQVRLLVEVKDLVNQKCSRIEIRKRMGITSDFVLNKALEQSRSYSMERLEQIYRKILETDISIKQGIWKGDLALDLLVAELCV; this is encoded by the coding sequence GTGATATACGTTCTCTACGGCCACGATGAATTCTCCCTGAAGGAAGAGCTGAACCGCATCAAGGACGAGCTTGGCGACCGCGAGGCGCTGGCCACCAACACCACGGAGTTCGACGGAAAGCAGGTGGCTCCGGGACAGCTTCTCGATGCCTGCAAGGCCATGCCCTTCCTCGGAACGCACCGTCTCGTCATCGTTGACGGGCTCCTATCGCGGTTCGAGAAGGGTGCCAGGACGGCAAAGGAATCGGACGGCGACGAGGAGCAGGAGAAATCGCTGCCCAAGAAGGGCTGGCGCGCGGAGTGGGGCGAGCTCAAGCAGAGCCTGCCCGGGATACCGCCGACCACGGTGCTGGTCTTTACCGACGGCGCGGTGCGGAAGGATAACCTGCTCCTGAAGCGGCTCGCGCCGCTGGCTACGGTGCGGGAATACGCCGAGCTCAAGGGCGCCGCGCTGGGCGAGTGGATACGCAACAGGATAAAGCTCGGCGGCGGGGTCATATCGCCGGAGGCGGCCAGGATGCTGGCGACCTACGCCGGGGACAACCTGTGGGTGCTGGCCGGCGAGATCGATAAGCTGATACTGTACTGTGCCGGCAAGCGCATCGAGGAGAAGGATGTAAAGGAAGTGGTGAGCTACGCCCGCGAGGCCAACATCTTCACCATGGTCGATGCGCTCATCGAGGGGCGCTCGGCGACCGCGGTTCCGCTTTTACAGCAGATGCTGGACGAAGGCGCCGCCGCCCCGTACATACTGTTCATGATAACGCGCCAGGTTCGATTGCTGGTGGAGGTCAAGGACCTCGTCAATCAGAAGTGCAGCCGCATAGAGATCAGGAAGCGCATGGGGATAACCAGCGATTTCGTGCTGAACAAGGCGCTTGAGCAGAGCCGCAGCTACTCCATGGAGCGCCTGGAGCAGATCTACCGCAAAATTCTGGAAACGGACATCTCCATCAAGCAGGGCATCTGGAAGGGCGATCTGGCGCTCGATCTGCTAGTCGCCGAACTCTGTGTATAG
- the greA gene encoding transcription elongation factor GreA, with amino-acid sequence MSEEKSLGEAAAAFLAGLPVDRKEEFRQELNRFVMWCGKSRSMSDLSALEVANYAESINSATTDVSKVTAAVKAFLVYAKKEGLTGANLSVHLRVKKVTTARTASTRGKPEKMVMTEAGLEEIKAELDNLRKERPKLAEDIRKAAADKDFRENAPLEAARQQQGMVEARIRQLEAMMKTAVVNEERPSGLVVSIGTMVTIQGVSDSEEMTYKLVNPNEASPLKGKLSVSSPIGKALLGHKQGDVIEVIAPSGALNFKIVRIES; translated from the coding sequence ATGAGTGAAGAAAAGAGTCTGGGCGAGGCTGCGGCCGCTTTTCTTGCCGGTCTCCCCGTAGACCGAAAGGAAGAGTTCAGGCAGGAGTTGAATAGGTTCGTTATGTGGTGCGGCAAGTCCCGTTCCATGTCTGACCTCTCCGCTCTGGAGGTGGCGAATTACGCTGAGAGCATCAACAGCGCTACAACGGATGTGTCCAAGGTTACCGCTGCCGTGAAAGCTTTTCTGGTTTATGCCAAGAAGGAGGGTTTAACCGGCGCGAACCTTTCCGTACACCTGCGCGTCAAGAAGGTTACCACTGCGCGTACTGCTTCAACCAGGGGCAAGCCAGAAAAGATGGTCATGACGGAGGCTGGGCTGGAGGAGATTAAGGCGGAACTGGATAATTTGAGAAAAGAGCGGCCCAAGCTGGCCGAGGACATCCGCAAGGCTGCCGCCGACAAGGACTTCCGCGAGAACGCGCCTCTTGAGGCGGCGCGGCAGCAACAGGGCATGGTAGAGGCTCGAATCAGACAACTGGAAGCCATGATGAAGACGGCGGTTGTGAATGAGGAGCGGCCCAGCGGCCTTGTAGTGTCTATCGGGACTATGGTTACAATTCAGGGAGTATCCGACAGCGAGGAAATGACATATAAACTGGTTAATCCTAACGAAGCGAGTCCGTTAAAAGGGAAGCTCTCAGTTTCCTCGCCCATAGGCAAAGCGTTGCTGGGGCACAAGCAGGGCGATGTCATCGAGGTTATCGCTCCTTCCGGCGCGTTGAATTTTAAAATCGTCAGGATCGAAAGCTGA
- the ychF gene encoding redox-regulated ATPase YchF: MEIGIIGLGKSGKTTVFNALTKGKANTGTYSTGPNVGTAKVADHRLDDLDKMYKPKKKTPAEVKYTDIAVPSKGELRGELLNHVSQTEGLLHVVRVFKNDNVPHPEGSTDPDRDIKTMEMELAFSDLSIIEKKLQRIEDTFKSAKHQDREHLTHEKALMEKIKESLEKEIPIREMTFSETELKDISGYRFLSAKPILIVFNIGEDMLPQAEALEVEWREKYKRPFVDVAAVCGEIEMELVQLSDEEAAVFRSDMGITEAALNRVVRLSYHLLGMISFFTVGPDECKAWTIRDNTPAVQAAGKIHSDIERGFIRAEIITYDDFIKCGNMVEAKKHGMLRSEGKTHIVKDGEIINFFFNV, from the coding sequence ATGGAAATCGGCATAATAGGTCTGGGCAAAAGCGGAAAAACGACCGTCTTTAACGCCCTGACAAAGGGCAAAGCCAATACCGGAACCTACAGCACCGGCCCCAACGTCGGCACCGCCAAGGTCGCCGACCATCGCCTCGACGATCTGGACAAGATGTACAAACCCAAGAAGAAGACCCCCGCCGAGGTGAAATATACCGATATCGCCGTGCCGTCAAAAGGGGAGCTGAGGGGCGAGCTGCTGAACCACGTCAGCCAGACCGAGGGGCTGCTGCACGTGGTGCGCGTCTTCAAGAACGATAACGTCCCGCACCCGGAGGGGAGCACAGACCCGGACAGGGACATCAAGACCATGGAGATGGAGCTGGCCTTCTCCGACCTGTCCATCATCGAGAAGAAGCTGCAGCGCATCGAGGACACGTTCAAATCGGCCAAGCATCAGGATCGCGAGCACCTGACCCACGAGAAGGCGCTCATGGAGAAGATCAAAGAGTCGCTGGAGAAAGAGATTCCCATCAGGGAGATGACGTTCAGCGAGACCGAGCTCAAGGACATATCCGGCTACAGGTTCCTCAGCGCCAAACCGATTCTTATCGTGTTCAACATCGGCGAGGACATGCTGCCGCAGGCCGAGGCGCTGGAGGTAGAATGGCGTGAAAAGTATAAACGCCCCTTCGTCGACGTGGCCGCCGTCTGCGGAGAGATCGAGATGGAGCTGGTGCAGCTCAGCGACGAAGAGGCTGCCGTTTTCCGCAGCGATATGGGCATCACCGAGGCCGCGCTCAACCGCGTCGTCAGGCTATCTTACCACCTGCTGGGCATGATCTCCTTCTTCACCGTCGGCCCGGACGAGTGCAAGGCCTGGACCATTCGCGACAACACGCCGGCCGTGCAGGCGGCGGGTAAGATACACTCCGACATCGAGCGCGGCTTCATACGCGCCGAGATAATAACATACGACGATTTCATCAAATGCGGCAACATGGTCGAGGCCAAGAAACACGGGATGCTGCGCTCCGAGGGCAAGACCCACATCGTCAAGGACGGTGAGATCATCAACTTCTTCTTCAACGTGTAG